The Stenotrophomonas sp. NA06056 genome segment CTGATCGCGCGGCTGTGTGAGCATCTGGGCTGGACCCTGCAGCTGCAGCCCTGTCAGCCGCGCGGTACCCTGGCCTCGCTCGATTTCGGCGCCGCGCGCCCGAATTGAGGGTAGTGCCGGCCGCTGGCCGGCAATCCGAGGGGCGCTAGCCCCCCGTTGGCCGCGCTACGTGCTGGTCGATCAGGATCACATTGCCGTCTGGATCGGCCAGCTGCAGGTAGCCCGTGCCCTGGCCATCAGGATCAGTACGGAGCGCCAGTTCAATCCCCTTCGCATCCAGTTCGGTCTGTATCTCGCGGACGTCCTGGAAAGATGCCAGCTCCTGCTTGTGCTGGTCCCAACCAGGGTTGAAGGTCAGCAGGTTGCCCTCGAACATGCCCTGGAACAGGCCGACCACGATGCCGTTGTTGCGCAGTACCAGCCAGTTCTGCGACGCATCACCACCGGTCACCGAGAACCCGAGCGCCTCATAGAACGCACGCGAGATGGCGAGGTCCTTCACTGCCAGGCTGACTGAAAAAGCGCCGAGTTGCATGGGGCAGGCTCCAGAAGGGAATGCTGCGATTCTCGGCAGGCCCGCGCGCTGCCGCAAGCAGCGCAGCATGACCCTGCGTGAAGACTATGTTAATTTCGACCCGCGCCGCTTATGCGGCGCTTTTCTTTTCCGCTCTTTCGATCGACAGAGGATCCCATGCCGACCGAACCCGCTACTGCCCTGATCAGCAACGATATCGTTGGCCTGGGTCTGATTGCCGCCACGCTCGCCCTGATCTTCTGGGCTGCCAGCGGCCCCACGCCCTTGCTGAAGAAGATCTTCGCCTGGGTACCCGCACTGCTGCTGTGTTATTTCATCCCTGCCATCTACAACACCGCCGGTGTCATCGATGGCCACAACACCTCGCTGTACAACCCGGTCGCACGTGACGTGCTGCTGCCGGCGGCATTGGTCCTGCTGACCCTGTCGATCGACCTGAAGGGCATCGCCAAGCTGGGGCCGAAGCTGCTGCTGGTGTTCTGCGCCGGCACCGCCGGCATCATGCTCGGTGCCATCGTCTCCTTCCAGGTGATGAAGCTGATCCACCCGGAAACCGTGGCTGGCGACACCTGGGCCGGGATGGCCGCATTGGCGGGCAGCTGGATCGGCGGCGGCGCCAACATGGTCGCGATGCGCGAAGTGTTCGGCACCGATGCCACCACCTTTGGCCAGTTCGCCGTGGTCGACGTGGCCTGCGCCAGCCTGTGGATGGCGATCCTGCTGTTCATGGCCAACCGCGCCCAGCAGATCGATGCCCGCAACGGTGCCGACACCCGCGCCATCGATGAGATGAAGGCGCGCATCAGCGCCTACGACGCGCAGAACGCACGCATCCCGAGCATGACTGACCTGATGGTGATCGTCGGTGTGGCGCTGGGTGGCGTCGGCCTGGCCCATGCGATTGCTGCGCCATTGTCGGGCTGGTTCAAGACCAACGTCAGCTGGGCCAGCCAGTTCAGCCTCGACAGTCAGTTTGTCTGGGTGATCCTGCTGTCCACTGCGATGGGCCTGGCCCTCAGCTTCACCCGCGCGCGGCGGCTGGAAGCGGCCGGTGCTTCGCGTCTGGGCACCGTGTTCCTGTACTTCCTGATCGCCTGCATCGGCATGCAGATGAACCTGCTGTCGCTGCTGGATCGTCCGTGGCTGTTCCTGCTCGGTGCGATCTGGATGGCCACCCATGTCCTTGTGCTGTGGATCGTCGCCAAGCTGGTGCGCGCACCGCTGTTCTTCTTCGCGATCGGTTCGCAGGGCAACATCGGCGCCGCTGCCTCGGCACCGGTGGTGGCGGCAGCGTTCCATCCGACGCTGGCGCCGGTGGGCGTGCTGCTGGGCACGGTCGGTTACGCCACCGGTACCGGCCTGGCGTA includes the following:
- a CDS encoding VOC family protein: MQLGAFSVSLAVKDLAISRAFYEALGFSVTGGDASQNWLVLRNNGIVVGLFQGMFEGNLLTFNPGWDQHKQELASFQDVREIQTELDAKGIELALRTDPDGQGTGYLQLADPDGNVILIDQHVARPTGG
- a CDS encoding DUF819 family protein, whose translation is MPTEPATALISNDIVGLGLIAATLALIFWAASGPTPLLKKIFAWVPALLLCYFIPAIYNTAGVIDGHNTSLYNPVARDVLLPAALVLLTLSIDLKGIAKLGPKLLLVFCAGTAGIMLGAIVSFQVMKLIHPETVAGDTWAGMAALAGSWIGGGANMVAMREVFGTDATTFGQFAVVDVACASLWMAILLFMANRAQQIDARNGADTRAIDEMKARISAYDAQNARIPSMTDLMVIVGVALGGVGLAHAIAAPLSGWFKTNVSWASQFSLDSQFVWVILLSTAMGLALSFTRARRLEAAGASRLGTVFLYFLIACIGMQMNLLSLLDRPWLFLLGAIWMATHVLVLWIVAKLVRAPLFFFAIGSQGNIGAAASAPVVAAAFHPTLAPVGVLLGTVGYATGTGLAYVTGLILKWMANG